The DNA sequence TACGGTCATTAACTGTTCAGCGTCAGAGGGGAAGAAGCGCTTGATTCAACAGACAATCTGTAATACTAATTTGGGGctcccttcattattaacagtagaccatactgtttacacagagcttgtgtagcagcctcttttcttgcacaaaatttgtaaggattaagttttgtaatacattttctgctattcgatattttatttgatatccagattattttttcttcatttgattcgattctaaatctacttttcggtattagcacacccctacaaaaagctaaggactgctagttatatttgtgccattagtatagcacatagattcaagaacacctttttacacgTGTTGGTTGTCTTATATGAAGCTTGTGGAGGAGATAAgatttcctatattttctgtctctcagaattgtgactgtagaatatgaagtgtaatgtaattaaattgtgacctggggggcaggttaaaattctgtgcgactaatttcggaagtttcttggcagtggccgcacgattttaatataccgttgactggctctcctgttttgccgaaccactgtttgtattcaagcacataaacaaagcagggggtaaaattaatgatggctagtggctatacgtgtgtgtctgtgaaaagtgtacagctcctgatacctgcgcgtgtatatgggcagggcatggtcttgctgccaggcaataatgcaccattttttacagatgcaacggatacgtcaggatgaccacggatttttctacaagttctttcgcaaggcgccgcagctcttggacaagctattgagctttttagcagaggccctcacacggcagcaccacattcgagaaacccctggagcctggagaacgacttgctgtagcattgaggttggtaaaggacagttgcgcctagagtaataatgtgcgattgcaggaatacagaacaccgtttctttgtcatttaatgtatcatttattttatttacatattactgcccgccgccttttggaagccaaatcaggaaggagccacaaaacattgaagcaaaacaaaagaaagaaggaaatgactgacaatgagcgtgcataaaaaatactaatacataataataataataatatattaataatcatctttatttctctctttccacagaatacagaattatacacaactaactatttattaactcataaacaaataaaaaaaatgggacacgaaatgctgatacaaaacgagaaatagtaatgatggtactgacaatgcgcgtgaaaagaaatacaagaaaaaaatgatcgcatgagcacagagactgaaagtttccacttactgcatcaccagtgtaacagttacggctaactctaaaaaaaactgccatcgactggcatcgcacaaaagctacctcagtgcttttgaccttgcgcaacctgtaaaacatgcactgaggtatgcttgcacatgtagtattaaacaaaggtggtagctaacctacacaaatgaattttgatcgtaTGTCACCTGAAAAGGGCCCCCCACAGCCATGTAGATCATTGTGAAGAAAAAtcatgtcatcataattagtattcaaacaattgaaacatgcgtactaattttttttcaacttgcattcaagctacttggcatcccggtaagacataaaagacgttgccttgacttactgtgtggggattgaggcggctagactctgcagtggtgtgtaagtcatatagtggcgatcgtgcctgcaaagtattaaactgcagaacagcacgacagccgcagaaatttcttacatttttttcagcttaagaaattttttaaagctcacatgctgttcacggctcccgtcaggtagccctgcttcctgccagtgaagcagggtcatacgtataaatgtctcatttacacactgccttcaatgtcactgattacgtacaaagactttggccaaacatccaatgcagaacatgcaaaaccaactccggaactgagccacggaacacgaagaaaaaaaatgcaaggaatgtggcttgtggatgatagttgtgggagaggtagaagttgtctatgttggcagtgaaccttgcctcctggctatgtggtggcaagacttttgcctttctgctacctcttctaataataataaaacaatatgaaaaatgcttgcgctgctagaacgccccgacaggctttgcaacttgcagcatataaccgaaattttcagtggggtctggttgaaggttcattacatttttttatttacaggcatgtacaggcatctctacatgcatgcacaaactcttcatgcacaggtggtgaactcaaaaaggttcattgctgcaagacaggctgaatgagtaaacacagatgaaagcgataaacatctgtcttgcaacaacaaacctttagttgcaagtcagtgcttctttatcgtaggtgtgttgctaaaacatgttcacacatctctacagcagcaatggccagccaaccaggcccacagatatcaactttatgaaattcttgaataccgcacaaaaatatggatacaacacaatgtaacatgaacaaaaaagaagagctgaggggctttgacatgacaacaacagacaaggaaacatatataaagcataaaggaaaataactcattttatttgtaatgtcaacatcacaaggagaagggaaatgaaagtggtcaaaatataacttgccactggtgggagctaaaaccaaaaccaattgagctggaggctattccatcatcaatttcatagaatgtttatgtgtactagattaggctcttggagtgttcttgcatgagtagcgttggctaacactaccagggtgagatccagtacatgcacattcaggcccaagaaagtttgcagagggatagccattgctgcagctctactggtaaagcaatgcaagcataattcaaagTTTGTGGGTTTGTCTCCCATTAGTGAGAAGCTACCTTcttatatactttcattttcctccttatttttccatttcgatataaagtaattaaattcatcaatgatttccttttgtttcattgtctcttggctttattatacaaaaagtatacattcaaaaacattaatctttgaattactctcctacttgcatcaatgtaattttcatgtcgaaatgcgtatcctcactgacctctctaatgtgtttgagcagagagacggcaaaagttcgaggtcgtcctgtggtttgcatcttttgattgcacttgaaacattgcctaattcctccaatattaaccgactctaatctttctttttccttttcctcccccttgactttgcttcagaagcaatgcttcctaacgtatccagcctacgactgcctgctgaagccagcgatgcttctgactgcgggctgctgtggtgtgcctcagaatcctcaggaaccagaacttcttgaaACATCGGTGATTCAAGAGATTCTAAAATGCCCTGAGACTCCACAGACTCATGCGACgccgaagacagagtcgatgctggcgcTTGTGACTCTTCACTTGACGGTGATGGCACTTCCAAGTGTTGCCAGATtggaaaactggcacattttttgttaagatgtctgcagcacttccctcctcactcgatgggggcactggtggaaggttggcggacatcctgcatgtgagcgtaataagggTTGCACATAGtgtcaatgtgtaaataatgtgccagtct is a window from the Dermacentor variabilis isolate Ectoservices chromosome 3, ASM5094787v1, whole genome shotgun sequence genome containing:
- the LOC142575198 gene encoding uncharacterized protein LOC142575198; translated protein: MQRIRQDDHGFFYKFFRKAPQLLDKLLSFLAEALTRQHHIRETPGAWRTTCCSIEKQCFLTYPAYDCLLKPAMLLTAGCCGVPQNPQEPELLETSVIQEILKCPETPQTHATPKTESMLALVTLHLTVMALPSVARLENWHIFC